Proteins co-encoded in one Sulfurovum xiamenensis genomic window:
- the bcp gene encoding thioredoxin-dependent thiol peroxidase produces MLEVGTQVPDFCLPNQDEEEICLRDIKGKWIVLYFYPKDNTPGCTTEACDFTAALPDFTDLDAIVLGVSPDSPKKHRNFIEKKDLKITLLADEEKELCNLFGIWQLKKFMGKEYMGVVRSTFIIDPDGKVAATWTKVKVKEHVDAVKAKLQELQNA; encoded by the coding sequence ATGTTAGAAGTAGGCACACAAGTACCGGATTTTTGTTTACCCAACCAGGATGAAGAGGAGATCTGTTTGAGAGACATTAAAGGAAAGTGGATCGTACTCTATTTTTATCCAAAAGACAATACGCCTGGATGTACAACAGAAGCCTGCGATTTCACGGCAGCACTTCCGGATTTTACCGATTTGGATGCGATTGTTTTAGGGGTAAGCCCGGATTCTCCTAAAAAACACAGAAACTTCATAGAGAAAAAAGACTTAAAGATCACATTGCTTGCAGATGAAGAGAAAGAACTTTGTAATCTTTTTGGAATCTGGCAACTTAAAAAGTTCATGGGTAAAGAGTATATGGGTGTGGTACGTTCTACTTTCATCATAGATCCTGACGGCAAAGTAGCTGCGACTTGGACAAAAGTGAAAGTCAAGGAACATGTGGATGCTGTAAAGGCTAAACTTCAAGAGCTTCAAAACGCTTAA
- the tsf gene encoding translation elongation factor Ts has translation MANFGPKDIKKLREMTDAGMMDCKKALTEADGDMDKAVAWLRDQGMGAAAKKAGKVAAEGAISVKVEGKKAVIVEINSQTDFVAQNDKFKALMNTVVNHAFDNNLKDAEAINASTINGEPFSDYLSQQIAIIGEKLDVRRAALIEGDETTAVNGYVHSNGQNGVIIEAKCDSAQTAEAMTPVLKEVAMHAAAMSPKTLSFKDFDPAFVEEETKGRIIAIEKENEELSRLGKTLKNIPQYISMSQLTEEVMAAAEALLKEELKAEGKPEKIWDRILPGKIERFISDNTTLDQELCLLDQKFVMDDSKTVLEYVQEKAKAAGGSADIVHFVRLEVGEGIEVAEEDFAAEVAAQMG, from the coding sequence ATGGCAAACTTTGGACCTAAAGATATCAAAAAACTCAGAGAGATGACTGATGCAGGGATGATGGACTGTAAAAAAGCATTGACTGAAGCTGATGGAGATATGGACAAAGCAGTTGCATGGCTTAGAGACCAAGGTATGGGTGCTGCGGCTAAAAAAGCCGGTAAAGTAGCTGCTGAAGGTGCTATCTCTGTAAAAGTGGAAGGTAAAAAAGCAGTGATCGTTGAGATCAACTCTCAAACTGACTTTGTTGCACAAAATGACAAATTTAAAGCACTGATGAATACGGTTGTAAATCATGCATTTGACAATAACCTTAAAGATGCAGAGGCGATCAATGCTTCTACGATCAATGGTGAACCATTCTCGGATTATCTTTCTCAGCAAATTGCGATCATCGGTGAAAAGCTTGATGTAAGAAGAGCAGCACTCATCGAGGGAGATGAAACGACTGCGGTAAATGGTTATGTTCACTCGAACGGTCAAAATGGTGTAATCATCGAAGCAAAATGTGACTCTGCACAAACAGCTGAAGCAATGACTCCTGTACTTAAAGAAGTAGCAATGCATGCAGCTGCAATGTCACCGAAAACACTTTCTTTTAAAGATTTTGATCCTGCATTCGTAGAAGAAGAGACTAAAGGTAGAATCATTGCTATTGAAAAAGAGAATGAAGAACTTTCTAGACTTGGTAAAACACTTAAGAACATTCCTCAGTATATCTCTATGAGCCAATTGACTGAAGAAGTTATGGCTGCAGCTGAAGCACTTCTTAAAGAAGAGCTTAAAGCTGAAGGTAAACCTGAAAAGATCTGGGATAGAATTCTTCCAGGTAAAATTGAAAGATTTATCTCAGACAACACTACACTTGACCAAGAACTATGTCTTCTTGATCAGAAATTTGTAATGGATGACAGCAAAACAGTTCTTGAGTATGTTCAAGAAAAAGCAAAAGCGGCTGGCGGTTCAGCTGATATCGTACATTTTGTAAGATTGGAAGTTGGTGAAGGAATTGAAGTAGCAGAAGAAGATTTTGCTGCTGAAGTTGCTGCACAAATGGGATAA
- a CDS encoding ABC transporter ATP-binding protein, producing MSQFLLEAQNISHGFDTLLFHDVNFSLKPSQSAAIIGRSGCGKSTLLHIFSTFIKPDKGSVTLLGKDLYTLDDKAIEALRRYDIGIIFQFHYLFKGMTAMENVEVASMLSAESIDDAILEKLEIKELMKQKIGELSGGQQQRVSIARVLSKKPRIIFADEPTGNLDKETAELVMDVLLHYIKETGAGLLLVTHDDSMEARCDVTYKIEDKILKELKEKI from the coding sequence ATGTCCCAATTTTTATTGGAAGCTCAAAATATTTCCCACGGGTTTGATACCCTTTTATTTCACGATGTAAACTTTTCTTTAAAGCCATCACAAAGTGCAGCGATTATCGGTCGAAGCGGCTGCGGAAAGTCTACACTTCTACATATATTTTCAACGTTTATCAAACCTGATAAAGGCAGTGTCACATTGTTAGGGAAAGATCTTTATACGCTCGATGACAAGGCTATTGAAGCATTGCGCCGTTATGATATAGGGATCATCTTTCAGTTCCATTACCTCTTCAAAGGTATGACAGCCATGGAGAATGTCGAAGTCGCCAGCATGTTAAGTGCTGAGAGTATTGATGATGCTATACTTGAAAAACTAGAGATCAAAGAACTGATGAAACAAAAGATAGGTGAACTCTCAGGAGGACAACAACAGCGTGTTTCCATTGCCAGGGTATTGAGTAAAAAGCCTCGTATTATTTTTGCTGATGAACCTACAGGAAATTTAGATAAAGAGACAGCCGAACTGGTGATGGATGTACTGTTACATTACATTAAAGAGACAGGCGCAGGGCTCTTACTGGTCACCCATGATGACAGTATGGAAGCACGCTGTGATGTGACGTATAAGATCGAAGATAAAATACTCAAGGAACTTAAGGAGAAAATATGA